Genomic segment of Streptomyces zhihengii:
TTCGGCTTCGCCCACCTCGCGTCCAACACGATGCCCCTGCTGGTGCTCGGTTTCCTCGCCGCGCTCGGCGGCATACGCCGCTTCCTCGGGGTCGCGGCGCTGATCGTGGTGGCCGACGGGGTGGCCGTCTGGCTCGTCTCCCCCTCGGGGACGAACACCGCGGGGGCGTCCGGCCTGGTCTTCGGCCTGTTCGGCTACCTGCTCGCGCGCGGCTTCGTGGAGCGCAAGGCCCTCGACGTGGTGGTGGGCGTGCTCGTGGCGGCCGTCTGGGGCGGCTCGATCCTCGCCGGGCTGTCGCCGTCGGCGACCGGCGTGAGCTGGCAGGGCCATCTGTTCGGCCTGCTGGCGGGCGTCGCCGCGGCGTTCGTCTTCCGGGCGCGGGGCCGGACGCCCCGCGCCGGGGGCGCCGCCGGCTGACCGGGTCCGGAGCCCGGCCGGGCCGGGCTGGGTCAGACGGTCAGGCCCCGCACCACCAGATCGAGCAGCGCGCACACGAAGAGCGCGATGCCGATGAAACCGTTCACCGTGA
This window contains:
- a CDS encoding rhomboid family intramembrane serine protease; amino-acid sequence: MTDIRLDTGTGGRVRAAAVLMGAWIALLWALEVADVLTGHALDAYGVMPREPGELLDVVPSAFLHFGFAHLASNTMPLLVLGFLAALGGIRRFLGVAALIVVADGVAVWLVSPSGTNTAGASGLVFGLFGYLLARGFVERKALDVVVGVLVAAVWGGSILAGLSPSATGVSWQGHLFGLLAGVAAAFVFRARGRTPRAGGAAG